Within Actinomycetota bacterium, the genomic segment CCCGAGTCCCTTCGGGGCGATGCCGCGGCTGTGCTCGTAGCACAGGCCGCGCCCGACCTCGGGGTCGTTGCCGCGTACGGCTCCATGCTGCCCGCTGCGGTCCTCGCGATACCCGCCTACGGGTTCATCAACGTGCACGCCTCGCTCCTCCCTCGGTGGCGGGGCGCCGCTCCCGTGCAGCGCGCCATCCTCGCCGGCGACGAGGTCACCGGCGTGTCGATCATGCGCGTCGAAGAGGGGCTGGACACCGGCCCGGTCTGCCTCGAGCGGCAGGTCGCCGTCGGTGACCACACGACGGAGTCGCTCACGGCCGAGGTCGCCCGGACCGGCGCGGCGGCACTCGCCGACGCGATCACGGCGATCGAGGCGGGAACGGCCGTGTGGTCGCCCCAGGACGACGCATGTGCCACCTATGCCGCGAAGGTGACGGTCGCCGACGTCGCGATCGGACCCGACATGACGGCGGCCGAGGCCCGCCGCCGGATCCGTGCGTCCTCAGGCTCCGCTCCGTGCCGCATCACGGTCGACGGCCGCCGGCTGACCGTGACCGCCGTCGCGCCGGCCGATGCGGCCGTGCCCCCGGGCCGCGTGGTCCTGCAGCCGACCGGCGTGGCTCTCGGTCTCGCCGATGGCGCGGTCGTCCTCACCGAGGTCAGGCCCGAGGGACGCTGCACGATGTCCGCGGCCGCGTGGGTGAACGGTGCCCATCTGCCGCCCGAGGCCGTCTGGGGCCCCGCGTGACTGCTGCATCTTCCGCGAGGGCGCTCGCGCTGTCCGTGCTCACGCGCGTCCGCGAACGTGACGCGTACGCGTCCGAGGTCCTCGATGCACAACTCGCGCGGCGTCCCGTCTCGGCGGCGGACGCGGCGCTGGCCCATCGGATCGTCTTCGGCGTGCTCCAGATGCAGGGGACGCTCGACGCCGTCCTCGATCGCTACGTGGAGCGGCCGTCCGCACTCGAGCCAAGGGTGCGCGACGCCCTGCGCATCGCCGCCTACGAGCTGCTGTTCAGCCGCGTGCCGGCGCGCGCCGCCGTCAGCGAGGGCGTCGAGCTCGCGCGCGTGGCGCGGCCCGCGGCGTCCGGGCTCGCGAACGCGGTCCTGCGGCGCCTGGCGGCCGAGGCCGCGTCGTTCCCGTGGGCCGACCGCAGCGATCCGGCCGTCCTCGCGCTCGCGACGGGGCACCCGCGGTGGATCGTCGACGACCTCGTGGCGCAGTTCGGCCGCGACGCGGCGGAGCGGGTGCTCGACGCGGACAACACGCCGGCGCCGTTCTACCTCGCCGTGAATCCCTTCCGCGGGACGGCGGAAGCGGCGTTCGAGGCGCTGGCGGCTGAGGGCGCGGACCCCGCGCCAGGGCCGTTGCCGGGCTGCATCGTGTGCGGCGTGCCGTCCGCCGCGGTGCGCTCGCGTGCCGTTTCCGACGGCCTCGTGCTGGTCGCAGACGCGGCGGCGCAGGTGGTCGCCTGGCTCGTGGGAGCTCATCCCGGCGGGACGATCGTCGACGTCGCCGCCGGCCGAGGCACGAAGACTGTGCTCATGCAGGCGCGGGCCGCTGGCGCAGGCACGCCCGCACACATCACCGCCGTCGACCTCCACGAGTACAAGGCGCGCATCCTCGCCGAACGGACGGACGCGCTGGGCGTCCCGTGCGTCACCGCGCTCGCCGGGGACGCGACCGACCTCGCCGGCATCGACGGGGTGCCTGCCGCCGGCACCGCAGACGCCGTGCTGGTCGACGCGCCGTGCACCGGCCTGGGGACGCTGCGCCGCCACCCGGAGCGGAGGTGGCGCGTCTCGCCGGACGACGCCGCACGCCTCGCGGCCCTCGGCGCCCGCCTGCTGGCCTCCGCGTCGCGCCTTGTCCGCGTCGGAGGCGTTGTGGTGTACTCCACGTGCACCCTGACCGCCACCGAGAACGACGACGTGGTCGGCGCTTTCCTGGCTTCGGAGGCGGGGTTCAGGGTGCGTGACGTCGGCGGCAGCCTGCCGGAAGGGTGGAACGGCCGGGTCACGCCCGAGGGGTACTTCCAGTCGCTGCCCGAGCAGGGTGGCCCGGACGGTCACTTCGCGGCGGTGCTCGAACGGATCAGCTGAGGACGGCAACATCGGTCGAGGAGGACTCCATGCGCACGACGCGGATCGTCGAGATGCTCGAGGTCACGGAAGCCGCAGCGCTGGCCGCGGGCCGGTGGATGGGCAAGGGGGACAAGCACGCCGCAGACGCCGCCGCGGTCGAGGGGATGCGCAAGGCGTTCAACGACATCGACATCGCGGGCACGGTCGTCATCGGCGAGGGGGAGCGCGACGAGGCCCCGATGCTCTACATCGGCGAGCAGGTCGGGCGCGGCGGCGAGGAGATCGACATCGCGGTCGACCCGCTCGAGGGCACGAACCTCACCGCGCACGGTCAGCAGAACTCGCTCGCGGTCCTCGCGTTCGGGCCGAAGGACACGCTGCTGCACGCTCCGGACACCTATATGAACAAGATCGCGGTCGGTCCCGCGGCCGCCTCGGCCGTCCACATCGACGCAAGCCCCACCGAGAACCTCGCGAACATCGCCATAGCGATGAAGCGCCCCATCGAGGACCTCGTCGTGTGCATTCTCGACCGCGACCGCCACAAGGACCTCATCGCCGAGGTGCGGCAGGCCGGCGCACGGATCCGCCTGATCAGCGACGGCGACGTGTTCGGAGCGGTCGCGACCGCCATCGAGGGTACCGGCATCCACGTGTACTTGGGCATCGGCGCGGCGCCGGAAGGCGTGCTCGCGTGCGCGGCCATGAAGTGCA encodes:
- the fmt gene encoding methionyl-tRNA formyltransferase encodes the protein MRVVFLGTPEFAVPSLRTVAEACDVALVITRPDAASKRGGALHPSAVRVAAEAMGLRTETPESLRGDAAAVLVAQAAPDLGVVAAYGSMLPAAVLAIPAYGFINVHASLLPRWRGAAPVQRAILAGDEVTGVSIMRVEEGLDTGPVCLERQVAVGDHTTESLTAEVARTGAAALADAITAIEAGTAVWSPQDDACATYAAKVTVADVAIGPDMTAAEARRRIRASSGSAPCRITVDGRRLTVTAVAPADAAVPPGRVVLQPTGVALGLADGAVVLTEVRPEGRCTMSAAAWVNGAHLPPEAVWGPA
- the glpX gene encoding class II fructose-bisphosphatase; the encoded protein is MRTTRIVEMLEVTEAAALAAGRWMGKGDKHAADAAAVEGMRKAFNDIDIAGTVVIGEGERDEAPMLYIGEQVGRGGEEIDIAVDPLEGTNLTAHGQQNSLAVLAFGPKDTLLHAPDTYMNKIAVGPAAASAVHIDASPTENLANIAIAMKRPIEDLVVCILDRDRHKDLIAEVRQAGARIRLISDGDVFGAVATAIEGTGIHVYLGIGAAPEGVLACAAMKCIGGCFMGRFAWRSDEEKARAVDMGTCNIDGVLTMDCLVNTDEAAFIATGVTDGEMLRGVRYFGQGSRTHSVAMDGKTGTVRFIETVYRTGSEKFWVRMD
- a CDS encoding antitermination protein NusB, whose translation is MPHHGRRPPADRDRRRAGRCGRAPGPRGPAADRRGSRSRRWRGRPHRGQARGTLHDVRGRVGERCPSAARGRLGPRVTAASSARALALSVLTRVRERDAYASEVLDAQLARRPVSAADAALAHRIVFGVLQMQGTLDAVLDRYVERPSALEPRVRDALRIAAYELLFSRVPARAAVSEGVELARVARPAASGLANAVLRRLAAEAASFPWADRSDPAVLALATGHPRWIVDDLVAQFGRDAAERVLDADNTPAPFYLAVNPFRGTAEAAFEALAAEGADPAPGPLPGCIVCGVPSAAVRSRAVSDGLVLVADAAAQVVAWLVGAHPGGTIVDVAAGRGTKTVLMQARAAGAGTPAHITAVDLHEYKARILAERTDALGVPCVTALAGDATDLAGIDGVPAAGTADAVLVDAPCTGLGTLRRHPERRWRVSPDDAARLAALGARLLASASRLVRVGGVVVYSTCTLTATENDDVVGAFLASEAGFRVRDVGGSLPEGWNGRVTPEGYFQSLPEQGGPDGHFAAVLERIS